GATTCTCGTGCGTCGAGTGGAGGCAGCGGAACGGAACTGAGTTGTGTAATTCCTGGTACAGGAAGCCGCCTGCAAGAACGTCGTCTGTGACGATCGCGGGCCAGATAGGGTGACTGACAGCCCGCGCACGCCTCGACGAAAGGTCCCATTCAATGGCTCAGAAGGTCCAGGTCCTACTCATTGACGATGTCGACGGGTCCGAAGCCGCCGAAAGCCTGACGTTCGGACTCGACGGCGTCACCTACGAGATTGACCTGTCGGCCTCGAACGCCGACCAGATGCGGCACTCCTTCGAGGGATGGATCGCCAACGCACGGCGGGTCGGTGGCCGGAAGAACTCGAGCAGGACCTCCCGCCGCGACGAGCTCCACAAGGTCCGCGAATGGGCGCGCGCGAACGGTCACACCGTCAGCGATCGCGGCCGCGTCTCCCAAGACATCCAGGACGCCTACGACAAAGCACACCGATGAGCGCACACATCGGGTAGGGCGGAAGCGGCATCGTGCTGCACGACCAGACCGTGCAGCAGCTGAACACCAGACGCGCGGGCAAGGGGCTACCGCCGCTGACGCACGGGCGACCGCAGCGTGTCTCGTGCACGAACGGTTGCAGAACACCCGAGTCCACCGGTGCTCGTCGCGGAGAGATCTCTCTCGCGGCCGCGCGGGGGTCGTTTGCTCTGCCGCCGGGTGTCAAATCCTTGTCGGAGCCGCTTGCGACTGTGCGTCTCGGTCTCGGGCTACGCTGCGGGCGTCGCTGTGGCTGTAGTGCGCTACCGACACTGCAGTGAACAGGGACACTGACAGGAGGACACAGTGGTAACCAAGAAGACGATGATTCGTGTTGCGCTGGTTGCAACGGCTGCGATGGCGGTCTGCGGGCCTGCGGCCGCCGAAGGCGGGTGGGACTCCACCATCACCGCACGGCCGAGCTACGGATCGCGAACCTGGGTGGATAAGAACGTCGACAGCACCAACGCCTACGTCAAGCTCTATGTTTGCAACCAGCGCGGCGCGGTGGCGATCTTCCGGAACCGGCAGTGGCCCGTTCCTGACGTCACGGTCAAGGACACAACGTGGAGCTGCGACAATGGGATCTACTACGGCGACACGGCAGCAGGTGACTACCACTTCACGCTGAAGAAGACCTCCAACGGCGGGGTTCTCGATGCCAACGTTCAGGTTCGTTACTAGGCAATAGCCGTCGGTACAGCATCGAAAGGGTTGTTACACGTCTATGGTTTCGATCTCGCTGAGTGAGGTTGGCATCCGACTGCGTCGGAGAGATGTTCTTCGCGGGGTGACCTGGCATCTGCCGGAGACCGGGAAGACTTTGTTGGCCGGGCAGAACGGCGTGGGCAAGACAACAACACTTCGTGTGCTGAGCGGCGCGTTGTCCCCGGCCGATGGGGCGGTGCTTGTCGACGGCCGCCCCATCCGCCGGCGGCAGCTGAGGTCGGTGGTAGCGCTGATGCCGCAGACGATCACGGCGATCCCGGGTCTGTCGGTGATCGACCAGGTCGCCTTCGCCGGATGGCTAGGTGGTCTTCGAGAATCTGCAGCTCGAGCGCAGGCGCTGGCGGTACTGGACCAGGTAGACCTCGTGGAGGAGAAGGACCGGAACGCGAGCCAGCTGTCGGGAGGGCAACTTCGTCGTGTCGGTCTGGCAGAGGCATTGACCCGCCCTTCGGACATGCTCCTGCTGGACGAACCGACAGCTGGCCTGGACCCGGTGCAGAGAGCCCGCTTCCGGGAGTTGGTCGACACCATCGACAAGCCGCTGGTCCTGTCGACGCATCAGCTGGATGACGTCGACCAGACCTTCAGCAATGTCGTCGTCCTCAGCGCCGGGAACCTGGCGTTCGAGGGCTCGACGCAGGAATTCTTGAGTCACGGCGCCGGCGATGAGACATCGCGCCGGGCTGAGTCAGCCTTCGTCGCGTTGACTGGGGCGGCGTCGTGAACGCGATTCGTGGGCTGCGATGGTCAAGCGCCTGGTTCGCCGTACCGATCGCGGGCCTGGCGGCCTATGTGGCTGGTGTTTCCGAGAAGGAATTCTTCGGTGACTACCCGCTGATCGGCGTCTCGCAGGCGTGGATCGGGCTGGTCATCGTGGCCCCTCTGATCGCCGCGTGGTGCAGCTGGGATGCGAGCCGGTTGCGCACCTGGTTGCTGCTGCACTTCTCCGGAGTTCAGCAGCTGAAAGCGTTGGCCGTGATGCTTGGCGCCGGCTTCGCTCTGGCGGTCGCCGCGGTCCTCGCGGCGACCGGCTGGGCAGCCGGACTCCCCCGAACGGTCCCCGCCATCAGTATCACCGTGGCCGGAGTCCTAACGCTCATGGCTGCAGCCCTCACCGGAGCCGCGCTGGGAGTGTTGGTACCTCGTGTGGTCGCCGCGCCCCTGTCAGCAGGGATCTGGTACGCCTGGATGGCGATCCCGATGTCGGACCCCTCGCACTGGACCGCAGCCGCGACCGTGACCGGCGCATCGGCGACCTGCTGCACCTCCTCACAAGAAGTCAACCCGGCCTCAATGCTGACGGCATCCGCGGTCGCACTGATCTGCGGCGCTGCCGCGCTCATCAGCATCTGGGTGGCATCACGCGCCCGTGGGGCGGCGGTCCTGATCGCCGGCGTTGCCCTGGCCGGGTCCGCTGGCTGGGCTCTGACACACATCCAGGACGGCCCGATCGTGGCCCGAACCACCCAGCTCAGCTGCGCCCAGGACGGCCCCGGCCGTGTCTGCATCTGGCCCGAGCACCACGGTCAAGAGGCGAGAATCAACGCCGCGATCCAAGCGGTCCGTTCCCGGCTGCAGCATGAGGTGATCCCAGTGCCTCAGTCCTGGAGTGAAGCACCCACCCGGCCTCCCGGCGTCGGCAACCTGCAATGGACCACCGGCGTGTCACCAGAACAGGCACGCTCCTCAATCGTCGTCAGCGTCGTGCAAACAGCCGGGTGCCACGACGCGCGCGGTGAAGCGTTGACCTCCTTCCTGCGCCTGCAAGTCGGAGTCTCACCGGAGGCTAACGGCACCCCCGCATCCTCTGCCCAGGCCAGGCAGGTACAGGGTCTCCCTGCGGCGCAACGCACGGCCTGGGTCAAGCAGCAGATCACGGCTTGCTCTGCATGAGGCTGTACGCGCGAACCCGACGAACCACCGTTCTCTACGCAGTCGCCCTTCTGGTCGGCGCCTCCTCCGCCATGGCTACGCCACAGGTCTCCTTCCCGACCGTCATCGGAAGCGGTGGCACCACCCTGCCCATCAACGCGATCCTGCCCACCGTCCTGGGCTGCGCCATCGCCTGGAGCCTGTCCGCGAGGTTCACCCACCTGACCGACAACGCCGCCCGAGAAACAGGCTGGCTGGACGTATTGCTCGCTCTCGGCGCGGTAGTCGTCGTAGCGATCGGCGGTCTACTGGTCCTCGCACCAGACCTGGTCGTCCTTCGAAACGCGGTCCTGACCGTTGGCATCAGCGTGGCGGGTACCGCGATCTTCACGCCCGCAGCCGGGTCCCTCCTGACCGCCAGCGCGCTGATCGTCTCCCTCACCTACGGACCGACCGCGCCAGGAGCACGGTTTGCGCGGCTCTTTCAAGCCCCGTCCGACCAAACGTGGCCGTGGGCGATCAGCATCCTGGCCCTGGCAGTTGCTCTCGCCGCCGCCGCATGCCGTCCATGGCCTCACCATCAGCAGGTGCTGCTCTGAGCCCAGATCGGTGACCGCACGACCGAGCTCTCGCCGGGCCGCGTAGGTGGGGTGTCGGTAAGGAACATGTCACCAGATGCAAACAAGGTCTCGCGAACGACCGGGTGCGTGACATTCGTGCGGACACGAGTTGTCATCAGCGCTGGCCTGCTACCAACGGCATCTATCTGGCTGAAGATGCCTCGCAACGATCGTTAGCGTCTCAGCTCTCCCAGGTGGCGTGCGATGACCTAACCGAGGTTGTAGAACGTTTTGATCGGCCCATCGGGCAGTCGATCGGCGGTGTATCCGTCCTCAGGCACCGGCATGTAGCCGCTGACGTCGATCAGGACATCGAACGAGTCTGTATAGGTCGGCCGAGAGGGATCATCGCTGGTGTAGCTCGCGGTGATCGTGCCGTGCCGAGGCAGTCCTGCCTCGGTTGTCCCGTCCTCGAACCGACCGTTGGCTTCAAGGCGCCAGTAGACGCGGATGCTGGCCCGGGGCGGCAAGGTCCGCGGGGTCTCGAACATCTCCTTGGTCTTGCTGGCGATGTCGTCAAGCGTCTCCGGCCAGGCGTCGTACTCCAGCGTCAGACCGCGCGCGGCGGAATTGCCCATGTTAGTGATCCGTAGATCCCAACTCGGAGAACCGGCAAGGCTTCCAACGATCTCGGCGTACACGTACGGACGGGTCTGCTCGATGCTGTCGCGCTTCGCCTGCTCGTTGGCTTCCTGCGCCGCGTTGAGCGTTCCTTTCGCTGCCAGGCCGGCCACGATCGCCGTGACCAGAAGCGCGAGGGTGAGCACGGCGGTTGCTGCCGTCGATACGGCAGAGAGCACGTCCGTCCAGGTCGGGTCGGGATGCTCCACGAGTGCAACTATCCCCGGTCGTCTCCATCGGCGTCGGGCTTCGGCTCGTTTGCACCTGGTGACACGTTCCTTACCGACATCCCAGGTAGTGGCGATTCCTCCGAGGACCCGCGCCTCACCGCGCGGTAGACCGACTGAATTTCTAGGGGTTCGACACTCCCGCTCCTTGGCGCCGCGCCATGCCCACACCCGCCAGCAGCGGCGTCATTCATGACCGGCGCCGTGCGTAGTTTCATCTCGCCGCTTGACGTCGTCCGCAGACACCCACACGTTGACGTCTCCCCCAGCGCGCCCGTAGTCGCGCCATGTCACGTGAACGCGTCGGCCGACCCAGCGCAGCGCCCGTGCCGCCACCCATTGCAGCGTTCCATCCGGCCACTCGATCCGCACTTCGACCTCGATCGGCGCGGGGGCGTACGGTACCGCGCGGAGCGCGGCGTTCGGTGGCCAGTCCTGATTCAGAGGAAGGGCATAGCGGGGACGGCGACCATCGTTCTGACCCACCATTGCTCAGCTGGGCCGATGGCTCATCGCGGGTAGGGCACGTGAAGTCGCTGATCGACGACCAACTCACAGGCCGCACGCACCTCATACCTGGTCAGCAGGTTGTACTCCCCGCCGTGCGGCAGGAGCAACGCTGACGTATCCACCGCATGTCTCTCGCCGGGTCGGATCCAGTACAGCTGGTAGCGGCCGTCGTCTTCGTCATCTCGACTCGGCTCGGCTCGCATCAACATCGCGCTGCCCGTGTAGTCGTCGATCCACTGGTGGACGTCGTTATCCCCGGCGGCAATCTCAGGAAGATTCGCATCCGGCCACAGATCGGGGGACCATCGCGCTCCCTTGTTCATCCATGGCATTGGCCGGAATCCTCCGCTCGATACATGTTGAACGCCTGCGAACGAGCGAAGGGGCCCACCAAATCTGGTGGACCCCTTCTTCGTTCGTATGTCCGCAGGGGGAGGCC
The Luteipulveratus halotolerans genome window above contains:
- a CDS encoding DUF7224 domain-containing protein produces the protein MNAIRGLRWSSAWFAVPIAGLAAYVAGVSEKEFFGDYPLIGVSQAWIGLVIVAPLIAAWCSWDASRLRTWLLLHFSGVQQLKALAVMLGAGFALAVAAVLAATGWAAGLPRTVPAISITVAGVLTLMAAALTGAALGVLVPRVVAAPLSAGIWYAWMAIPMSDPSHWTAAATVTGASATCCTSSQEVNPASMLTASAVALICGAAALISIWVASRARGAAVLIAGVALAGSAGWALTHIQDGPIVARTTQLSCAQDGPGRVCIWPEHHGQEARINAAIQAVRSRLQHEVIPVPQSWSEAPTRPPGVGNLQWTTGVSPEQARSSIVVSVVQTAGCHDARGEALTSFLRLQVGVSPEANGTPASSAQARQVQGLPAAQRTAWVKQQITACSA
- a CDS encoding histone-like nucleoid-structuring protein Lsr2 — translated: MAQKVQVLLIDDVDGSEAAESLTFGLDGVTYEIDLSASNADQMRHSFEGWIANARRVGGRKNSSRTSRRDELHKVREWARANGHTVSDRGRVSQDIQDAYDKAHR
- a CDS encoding ATP-binding cassette domain-containing protein, producing MVSISLSEVGIRLRRRDVLRGVTWHLPETGKTLLAGQNGVGKTTTLRVLSGALSPADGAVLVDGRPIRRRQLRSVVALMPQTITAIPGLSVIDQVAFAGWLGGLRESAARAQALAVLDQVDLVEEKDRNASQLSGGQLRRVGLAEALTRPSDMLLLDEPTAGLDPVQRARFRELVDTIDKPLVLSTHQLDDVDQTFSNVVVLSAGNLAFEGSTQEFLSHGAGDETSRRAESAFVALTGAAS